The following proteins are co-located in the Festucalex cinctus isolate MCC-2025b chromosome 15, RoL_Fcin_1.0, whole genome shotgun sequence genome:
- the LOC144002502 gene encoding uncharacterized protein LOC144002502 — translation MDTKVPSDLLPTSMTRRFAVVVWCNGEDAGKYSEVKTDAIKSYDDSKFDDNGYPVSDYLAIVEWQKGKKPKHGWPVYRASVKFVSSNRFQTNGKIKQYLSVNKDEHLPKKRPSIPPCRYTDSDSETDLGESPQTQSKKQSITKPQKNVAKKLIDKYQPIFNQQQTQKLNELEEENTRLRSENEKLKNMLVREIPDMIGELKTALKSRGSTTSFSSDFQAGQISSPSVQQTSASGVHDHPKSSIEDQVEIVPGSIVHINKLAWAVAQNANSASCFIRTLLTAVFPMDVLLVSNLRGTSRDSSGTRRQALEKNKVDAIYRATLQKWPHVIPSHIGTVINSKLSEIRAKNKPKNLDPETIMLFDNSQE, via the exons ATGGACACCAAAGTCCCTTCTGACTTATTGCCAACAAG TATGACAAGAAGATTCGCAGTGGTAGTGTGGTGTAATGGAGAGGATGCTGGGAAGTATAGTGAAGTGAAGACAGATGCTATAAAGTCTTATGATGATTCCAAGTTTGATGACAATGGATATCCTGTATCTGACTACTTGGCCATTGTGGAGTGGCAGAAAGGTAAAAAACCCAAACATGGTTGGCCAGTTTACAGAGCATCTGTCAAGTTCGTCAGCA gtaATCGTTTCCaaacaaatggcaaaattaAACAATATTTGTCTGTCAACAAGGATGAGCACCTGCCCAAAAAAAGACCCTCAATTCCGCCATGTCGATATACAGACTCTGATTCTGAAACTGATCTAGGTGAATCACCACAA actcaaagtaaaaaacaatcGATAACAAAACCACAAAAGAATGTTGCCAAAAAGCTTATCGATAAATATCAACCAATTTTCAACCAACAACAAACTCAGAAGCTGAATGAACTAGAGGAAGAAAATACAAGATTGCGAAGTGAGaatgaaaaactgaaaaacatgTTGGTTAGAG AGATACCAGATATGATTGGTGAGCTCAAGACTGCCCTCAAGTCCCGTGGTTCCACAACTTCCTTCAGCTCTGACTTCCAAGCAGGGCAAATTTCATCTCCTAGTGTTCAACAAACCTCTGCATCTGGTGTTCATGACCATCCCAAATCTTCCATAGAAGATCAG gtagAAATTGTTCCTGGGTCAATCGTCCACATCAACAAgctggcttgggctgtggctcaAAATGCCAATTCTGCCTCCTGTTTTATAAGAACGCTTCTGACAGCTGTCTTTCCCATGGATGTGCTACTTGTCAGCAACCTACGAGGAACATCTAGGGATTCCTCAGGAACACGCCGTCAGgctcttgaaaaaaacaaagtggatGCAATATATA GAGcaacattacaaaaatggcctcaTGTCATCCCATCACATATTGGTACTGTGATCAACTCAAAGCTCTCCGAAATCAGGGCAAagaataaacctaaaaatctGGACCCTGAAACCATCATGCTGTTTGACAACAGTCAAGAGTAA